The following proteins come from a genomic window of Pocillopora verrucosa isolate sample1 chromosome 6, ASM3666991v2, whole genome shotgun sequence:
- the LOC131792636 gene encoding uncharacterized protein, with amino-acid sequence MIFTTRGKVTTFSIFILGWTTFLMYATYQVEFGQDISQPTHSNSTMDENVCRKVSPTQATATEKPTNNSSPKPFVYLTQTEQCLPSNFASSSEIGDPETCNCDVIVLSFRTKCQMQKSTHITYLFYPNTGWGTGRNVLYFAALMRSPKYRYYIFMDDDVVLHFHLFAPLQMKSLPPFRVFENWLLDYEPAVGVVNYKWHHLGIWTNDLRKKICDKTDSPLVIPIIWFDALFNAFHHKSIEHLFPYRTQYESTSWWSSQSYMFSAVELIFRGQALMFVPVTAGNPKYRPYPRSLKNENTRWRDYIDTIRQEAPLIYRNRTLFEDFRQNVEGYVNNSTTYCMNVTRHQNIKPYAHFDFQSEM; translated from the exons ATGATTTTTACAACGAGAGGCAAAGTTACTactttttcgatttttatcCTTGGTTGGACCACCTTTCTCATGTACGCCACATACCAAGTGGAGTTCGGACAAGATATTAGCCAACCCACTCACAGCAACAGCACAATGG ATGAGAACGTCTGTCGAAAGGTTTCTCCAACTCAAGCTACAGCCACAGAAAAACCTACAAATAATTCATCGCCAAAGCCTTTCGTTTATCTCACTCAAACAGAACAATGCCTTCCTTCAAACTTTGCCTCTTCTTCCGAGATCGGCGACCCCGAGACATGTAACTGTGATGTCATAGTGCTAAGCTTTCGTACCAAGTGTCAAATGCAAAAGTCGACTCACATCACTTATCTGTTCTATCCCAATACTGGATGGGGAACGGGACGAAATGTACTGTATTTTGCTGCATTAATGAGATCTCCAAAATACCGATATTACATTTTTATGGATGATGATGTGGTGCTGCATTTCCATTTATTTGCTCCTCTACAAATGAAAAGCCTTCCGCCATTTAGAGTCTTCGAAAACTGGCTCCTAGATTACGAGCCTGCAGTTGGCGTTGTGAATTACAAATGGCATCATCTGGGCATCTGGACCAATGACTTACGAAAGAAAATATGTGACAAAACGGACAGTCCCCTTGTGATACCTATAATATGGTTTGATGCTCTTTTCAATGCATTTCATCACAAATCTATCGAGCATCTCTTCCCTTACCGTACGCAGTATGAAAGCACAAGCTGGTGGTCATCGCAAAGCTACATGTTTTCCGCTGTGGAACTGATATTTCGAGGTCAGGCATTGATGTTTGTGCCTGTTACTGCGGGAAATCCAAAATATCGCCCATACCCAAGGTCTTTAAAGAACGAAAACACAAGGTGGAGAGATTATATCGATACCATTCGACAGGAAGCTCCTTTAATTTATAGAAATCGAACTTTATTCGAAGACTTTAGGCAGAATGTTGAGGGTTACGTCAACAACTCGACAACATATTGCATGAATGTAACACGGCATCAAAACATTAAACCATAcgctcattttgattttcagtcAGAGATGTAG